ACGTGGAGTTCTTCTACTTTGTTGATGTGGGTAAGAACTACGCGGTTCTCAGTCCAAAGGCGGGCTTTCTCTTCACCACCGGTAAGGACGTGCCGAGGAGCGGCGTGAGGAAATACAGCTGGCAGGGGACGAAGAAGCTCGTTATCTACGATGAAAACGGAACTCTGCTCGGCATAGGGCGGATAAATCCTGAGAGCAGGAGAAAGTTCATTCTGAACGTGACTGATGTGGGGGAGTTTATAAGGAGGAAGCGCTAGATTAGCCTGGCGGCATTCCGATAGACAGGATTGATGAAGGAGTAAAAGACTCTGTGGCCAATAGTTTCTCTTTTGAGCAGGAACAACCCCTCGGTTAGAACTTCAAGGAGGGAGCTTAGGGAGGGCTTTGAGATTCCGGTTGAAAGGAGTTCACTCCACGATTTTGGCCCCTCAGAGAGTTTTCTAACGACTTCCCGTGAAGCGGGTCCCCTGCCCTCAAGAATGTTCTCAAGTTCTCTTTTGGCCCTGTTCACGGCGGATGTTGAGACGATGGACAAAGCTTCGCTGTGGGATTCTCCGATGCATCTTCTGAAACCGTACTCGTTCAACCATCCGGGGAGCGTTCCGAGAGTGGATACTGTTTCATCTATCTCCACGGGTTCGTAATATGCCCCACAGTCCTTCAATCCTTTAATCAGGAACTCTTCCGCAGTTTTTCTCGCCCAGGGGAGGACTTTTATCTGGACAGGTGGTCGTCCGAACATGGGCTCTTCGTGATGGGCCTCAACCACTCTCTTAACAACCCCTGAGTAAGAGCCCGTAAAGACGATTCTGATGTCTGGTCTCTCGTTAAAAATAACCCAGAGAGCCCTTGTCATTCTGTCAAGTCTTCCCTTCACTTCCTGAATTTCATCCAGTATAACCACGGTATTTGGTGGCAATGCCATTATGGCGTCCTCGAAGCTCTCGCTGACGTGATGTTCGT
The window above is part of the Thermococcus sp. MAR1 genome. Proteins encoded here:
- a CDS encoding PUA domain-containing protein produces the protein MEGELRYRRASSWEYDLILREAEKYGGLKHHFFAVVEGRFRDVYAVNERVWAEIEGLNIKPYAYGTFVGTIKVDRNLVEKFYPNVEFFYFVDVGKNYAVLSPKAGFLFTTGKDVPRSGVRKYSWQGTKKLVIYDENGTLLGIGRINPESRRKFILNVTDVGEFIRRKR
- a CDS encoding ATP-binding protein translates to MKNYFNVHPRTDIRTLHGRKREAEKLLKVLHASGWGVVLGPRMVGKTSLSIATAVEYSKSVRTAVIYLNLSTAKSFHDLTVRLLNAVSKLRDKRRSIDAEFSVFVPAGLGGLGFSGKLHRPNEHHVSESFEDAIMALPPNTVVILDEIQEVKGRLDRMTRALWVIFNERPDIRIVFTGSYSGVVKRVVEAHHEEPMFGRPPVQIKVLPWARKTAEEFLIKGLKDCGAYYEPVEIDETVSTLGTLPGWLNEYGFRRCIGESHSEALSIVSTSAVNRAKRELENILEGRGPASREVVRKLSEGPKSWSELLSTGISKPSLSSLLEVLTEGLFLLKRETIGHRVFYSFINPVYRNAARLI